In the genome of Coraliomargarita sinensis, one region contains:
- the metG gene encoding methionine--tRNA ligase, with product MSKKFYITTAIDYANGSPHLGHAYEKVLTDIVARFRRMMGDDVKFVTGLDEHGQKVQMSAQKEGVPPIEICDRLAGEFQSLCQQLEISNDDYIRTTEDRHKKVVQDILQKLYDKGEIYKADYNGYYSVRQEQFVTEKEKVDGEWPEIYGDVVEVTESNYFFKLAQYQDWLVDYIKSNTDVIYPRFRSADVLQFLKEPLNDLCISRPKKRLEWGVELPFDSEYVTYVWFDALTNYITAAGYGSDDFDKHWPVDYHVIGKDILVPPHAVYWPIMLKALDLPMPKHYLVHGWWLSSGAKMSKSTGDVVNPLDLIEQFGADAFRYFVTREMNVGQDSDFSLDLFMSRYNSDLANDLGNLVSRLLNMGGRYTEGKVPAAVLEEAPEQDLKKLWSEVSGELIPLYEDFQFHKALDRIFSFLSGINRYAEIRAPWKLAKSEDPADRQALETSLATMAEGLRLAVVLLTPVMPAVSDKVRALIGAKELDTVEGELEWGNRLDGAELGEKTILFPRPEKK from the coding sequence ATGAGTAAGAAATTCTACATCACCACCGCAATCGACTACGCCAACGGCTCGCCGCACCTCGGCCATGCCTACGAAAAAGTGCTGACGGACATTGTCGCCCGCTTTCGTCGTATGATGGGTGATGACGTTAAATTCGTCACCGGCCTCGACGAGCACGGACAGAAGGTGCAGATGTCCGCCCAGAAAGAGGGTGTGCCTCCGATCGAGATTTGCGACCGTCTGGCCGGAGAGTTTCAATCGCTCTGTCAGCAATTGGAAATTTCCAATGATGACTATATCCGCACCACGGAAGACCGTCACAAGAAAGTCGTGCAGGACATCCTGCAAAAGCTCTACGACAAGGGAGAGATCTACAAGGCCGACTATAACGGCTACTACAGTGTGCGGCAGGAGCAGTTTGTTACGGAAAAGGAAAAGGTCGACGGTGAGTGGCCCGAGATCTACGGCGATGTCGTCGAGGTCACCGAATCGAACTACTTCTTCAAGCTGGCGCAGTATCAGGACTGGCTTGTCGATTACATCAAGAGTAATACCGATGTGATTTATCCGCGATTCCGCAGCGCCGACGTGCTTCAATTCCTCAAGGAACCGCTGAACGACCTTTGCATCTCCCGGCCCAAGAAGCGGCTGGAGTGGGGCGTCGAGCTTCCCTTCGACAGCGAGTATGTGACTTACGTCTGGTTCGACGCGCTGACCAACTACATCACGGCAGCCGGATACGGAAGCGACGATTTCGACAAACACTGGCCGGTCGATTACCATGTGATTGGCAAGGACATCCTGGTGCCACCTCACGCGGTTTACTGGCCCATTATGCTGAAGGCCCTTGATCTGCCCATGCCCAAGCACTATCTGGTGCACGGCTGGTGGCTCAGTTCGGGCGCGAAGATGTCCAAGAGTACCGGCGATGTCGTCAATCCGCTTGATTTGATCGAACAGTTCGGAGCCGACGCCTTCCGCTACTTCGTGACGCGAGAGATGAATGTCGGACAGGACAGCGATTTCTCTCTCGACCTCTTCATGAGTCGCTACAACAGCGATCTGGCCAATGACCTCGGTAACCTGGTGAGCCGTCTGCTCAATATGGGTGGCCGCTACACCGAGGGTAAAGTGCCTGCCGCCGTCTTGGAAGAAGCTCCGGAGCAGGACCTGAAAAAGCTCTGGTCCGAAGTCTCCGGCGAGCTTATCCCGCTCTATGAGGACTTCCAGTTTCATAAGGCTTTGGACCGTATTTTCTCGTTCCTTTCCGGGATCAATCGCTACGCGGAAATCCGTGCCCCCTGGAAGCTGGCCAAATCGGAGGATCCTGCCGACCGTCAGGCCCTGGAAACTTCTCTGGCCACGATGGCCGAAGGACTGCGCCTTGCAGTGGTCCTGCTTACGCCGGTCATGCCCGCGGTATCGGACAAGGTGCGTGCCCTGATCGGTGCGAAGGAACTCGACACGGTCGAAGGCGAACTGGAGTGGGGCAACCGACTCGATGGCGCCGAGCTTGGCGAGAAGACCATTCTTTTCCCGAGACCGGAAAAGAAGTAG
- a CDS encoding Mrp/NBP35 family ATP-binding protein, translating to MDSNLIKNALKQVKFPGFSRDIVSFGLVREIEVDGGGNALIGIEITTGSEEVPEQIAAEVKEKVGALEGVNEVKVRMEISKPQQQPSPGAPGGAETQAQNNTSMQKVKYAIAVASGKGGVGKSTVSVNLACALQRLLEEEGKSGIGIMDCDIYGPSVPLMLGAAGRPEIANDMIVPIENFGVRIMSMGFLIDEDTPVVWRGPMIMKTIQQFAQNVDWGELEILVIDLPPGTGDAQLSLVQTIPLEGAVIVTTPQPAAFNVARRGARMFDKVDVPIQGVVENMSYLETPDGERQAIFGEGGGAEIAEGLDTELLGQIPLDPSIREGSDRGIPIVISDPESPAAKEFTAIARQILDKLHKN from the coding sequence GTGGATAGCAACTTAATCAAAAACGCTCTCAAGCAAGTGAAATTCCCCGGCTTCAGCCGTGACATCGTCTCTTTTGGACTGGTGCGGGAGATCGAAGTCGACGGCGGGGGCAACGCCCTGATCGGCATCGAAATCACCACCGGCAGCGAAGAAGTGCCGGAGCAGATCGCCGCCGAGGTCAAAGAGAAGGTGGGCGCACTGGAAGGAGTCAATGAGGTCAAGGTGCGCATGGAAATTTCCAAACCCCAGCAGCAACCCTCTCCCGGCGCGCCCGGCGGAGCAGAAACCCAGGCGCAGAACAACACCTCGATGCAAAAGGTGAAGTACGCCATCGCCGTGGCCAGTGGTAAAGGCGGGGTCGGCAAGTCCACCGTCAGTGTTAATTTGGCCTGTGCTCTCCAGCGCCTGCTCGAGGAAGAAGGCAAGTCGGGCATCGGCATTATGGACTGTGATATTTATGGCCCCTCTGTCCCGCTCATGCTGGGTGCGGCCGGTCGCCCGGAGATCGCCAACGATATGATCGTTCCGATCGAGAATTTTGGCGTGAGGATTATGTCAATGGGCTTCCTGATCGACGAAGATACGCCGGTCGTCTGGCGTGGGCCCATGATCATGAAGACAATCCAGCAGTTCGCCCAGAATGTGGACTGGGGTGAATTGGAAATTCTTGTGATCGACCTGCCGCCGGGCACGGGCGACGCCCAACTGTCCCTCGTCCAGACGATTCCACTGGAAGGAGCGGTCATCGTAACAACACCGCAACCGGCCGCCTTCAACGTTGCCCGCCGCGGCGCGCGCATGTTCGATAAGGTCGATGTGCCCATTCAGGGCGTGGTTGAAAATATGAGCTACCTGGAAACACCGGATGGCGAGCGTCAGGCGATCTTCGGTGAAGGCGGTGGTGCCGAAATCGCAGAAGGCCTCGACACGGAACTATTGGGACAGATTCCGCTCGATCCTTCGATCCGGGAAGGGAGTGACCGTGGCATTCCTATCGTCATCAGCGATCCCGAATCGCCTGCGGCAAAAGAATTTACCGCAATTGCCCGGCAAATCCTCGACAAACTTCATAAAAATTAG
- the menB gene encoding 1,4-dihydroxy-2-naphthoyl-CoA synthase, translated as MNWQSVREYEDIIYEKCDGIAKVTINRPHRRNAFTPDTVSELIDAFADAKDDTSIGVVLLTGFNPQTDGKFAFCAGGDQKIRGHKAGGYVGKDGVPRLNVLDLQKLIRSMPKVVIALVAGYAIGGGHVLHVVCDMTIAADNAVFGQTGPKVGSFDGGFGSSYLARIVGQKKAREIWYLCRQYNAQEALDMGLVNKVVPYDQLEAEGVQWASEILQHSPLSIRCLKAAFNADVDGQQGLQELAGNATLLYYLTEEGEEGRKAWNEKRAPEYKKYPWLP; from the coding sequence ATGAATTGGCAATCTGTTCGTGAGTACGAAGACATTATTTATGAGAAGTGCGATGGTATCGCCAAGGTGACGATCAATCGTCCGCACCGGCGCAACGCCTTTACTCCCGATACGGTATCCGAACTGATCGATGCCTTCGCCGACGCCAAGGACGACACCTCGATCGGGGTCGTCCTCTTGACCGGCTTTAACCCCCAGACGGACGGGAAGTTCGCCTTCTGCGCCGGCGGGGACCAAAAGATCCGCGGGCACAAGGCGGGCGGCTATGTCGGCAAGGACGGTGTCCCGCGCCTCAACGTGCTCGATCTTCAGAAACTGATTCGTTCCATGCCCAAGGTCGTGATCGCACTGGTGGCCGGCTACGCGATCGGTGGCGGCCACGTGCTCCACGTGGTTTGCGATATGACGATTGCGGCGGACAATGCGGTTTTCGGGCAAACGGGCCCCAAGGTAGGCAGCTTCGACGGTGGTTTCGGCTCGAGCTATCTCGCGCGGATCGTCGGGCAGAAAAAGGCCCGTGAGATCTGGTATTTGTGTCGCCAATACAACGCGCAGGAGGCGCTTGATATGGGCTTGGTTAATAAGGTGGTGCCGTACGATCAACTCGAGGCCGAGGGCGTGCAGTGGGCCAGCGAAATCCTTCAGCACAGCCCGCTTTCGATTCGATGCCTGAAAGCGGCCTTCAACGCCGATGTCGACGGCCAGCAGGGACTGCAGGAACTGGCGGGCAACGCGACACTTCTGTACTATTTGACGGAGGAAGGTGAAGAAGGGCGGAAAGCCTGGAACGAGAAGCGTGCGCCGGAGTATAAGAAGTATCCCTGGCTGCCGTAA
- a CDS encoding ABC transporter permease subunit: protein MTAFILRRLLALIPLLLGVSLLVNLLMYLSPGDFLTQARAARDIDPAVIEQQERQLGLVDAEGEPTRWYVRYGHWLANVSPIKYGPWVGEDDRGLHFGWPYFGESWTYKVEVFSLLKQRVPATFMLSLTSLMFAWCLAIPLGVLAAIYKDSIFDRISSLLAYAALSIPEFFLAILAVYFAAVTGIFPEGGRSSVESEFYPFGLRILDYGYHLILPSIVLGVGSVAGMMRVMRANFIDYMRAEFATAARAKGLRERVIMFKHVLRNAINPLITSFGYSFASLLSGALLVENVMNYPGLGQLIFQALIREDQYVVMAGVLVGVVMLVLGNLLADLLLGWSDPRIRLEGGSRAKGAVRGSYWIWIGLIGILLLEILLEAYAPGILAVIATGLKYIGILLVGLLALACVGLVGYVVYVLFKQLLGKVLRRPLGLSALSVLAVLYFGALFAPFIAPYEVTTQNLDKPYHPPSGVVWKEGGLHAKLYTQETVGSAEYKHVEGDTAPIQFFAKGEPYKLFGFIPMERKLFQLDTDDPNASFYLLGADDTGRDIFSRLLHGSRVSLSIGFIGISITLMLGFVVGGLAGYYGGTVDFAAMRLVELLMSIPALYLLLALRSALMGPGLSPTQTYIVIIVILSVIGWAGTARIIRGMTLSIRNRPFVLAAESMGQSVPHILIKHILPNLASYLLVAATLAIPGYILAEAALSFLGLGISEPSTSWGLMLKQSQGNMIVFFMNFWWMLTPGFAIFVTVIAFNVLGDVLRDIVDPKMQTGRG from the coding sequence ATGACGGCCTTCATTCTCAGACGTCTGCTCGCGCTCATTCCCTTGCTTTTGGGGGTGAGCTTACTGGTGAACCTGCTGATGTATCTTTCTCCGGGCGATTTCCTGACGCAGGCCCGGGCGGCCCGTGATATTGATCCCGCTGTTATCGAGCAGCAGGAACGCCAGCTTGGGCTTGTCGATGCCGAGGGCGAGCCGACCCGCTGGTATGTGCGCTATGGGCACTGGTTGGCCAACGTGTCCCCTATTAAATACGGTCCCTGGGTAGGGGAGGACGACCGGGGCCTGCATTTCGGCTGGCCTTATTTTGGAGAGTCCTGGACCTACAAGGTGGAGGTCTTTTCGCTGCTCAAGCAGCGCGTGCCTGCGACCTTCATGCTCTCGCTGACCTCGCTCATGTTTGCCTGGTGTCTGGCGATTCCCCTCGGTGTGCTGGCGGCGATCTACAAGGACTCGATTTTCGACCGGATCAGTAGCCTGTTGGCTTACGCGGCCCTTTCGATACCGGAGTTCTTTCTCGCCATTCTGGCGGTCTATTTCGCAGCGGTTACCGGTATCTTTCCCGAGGGTGGGCGCTCCTCGGTCGAGAGTGAGTTTTATCCCTTCGGACTTCGAATCCTGGATTACGGCTATCACTTGATCCTGCCCAGTATCGTTTTGGGTGTCGGCAGTGTGGCCGGGATGATGCGGGTGATGCGGGCCAACTTTATCGATTACATGCGGGCCGAGTTTGCCACCGCGGCCCGGGCCAAGGGGCTGCGTGAGCGCGTAATCATGTTCAAGCACGTGCTGCGCAACGCCATCAATCCGCTCATTACGTCCTTCGGCTACTCCTTCGCCAGCCTCCTGTCCGGAGCCCTGTTGGTGGAGAACGTCATGAACTATCCCGGTCTCGGGCAACTGATCTTCCAAGCGCTGATTCGGGAAGATCAATATGTGGTCATGGCCGGTGTGCTGGTCGGTGTGGTGATGCTGGTACTGGGCAATTTACTTGCGGACCTCCTGCTGGGCTGGTCCGACCCGCGAATCCGGCTCGAAGGGGGCAGCAGGGCCAAAGGCGCGGTCAGGGGCAGCTATTGGATCTGGATTGGTCTCATCGGGATTCTCCTGCTGGAGATACTTCTGGAAGCGTATGCCCCGGGTATTCTTGCCGTGATCGCGACCGGATTGAAGTATATCGGCATCTTGCTGGTGGGGCTGCTCGCCCTGGCCTGCGTCGGTCTGGTTGGTTATGTCGTTTATGTTCTCTTCAAACAACTACTGGGCAAGGTGCTGCGCCGCCCGCTGGGCTTGTCTGCGCTGTCCGTTCTTGCAGTACTGTACTTCGGTGCGCTCTTTGCCCCGTTCATTGCCCCGTATGAGGTGACCACGCAAAATCTGGACAAGCCCTACCATCCGCCAAGTGGAGTGGTCTGGAAAGAGGGCGGATTACACGCGAAGCTCTACACGCAGGAAACGGTGGGCTCGGCCGAGTACAAGCATGTCGAAGGTGATACCGCGCCCATTCAGTTCTTTGCCAAAGGAGAGCCTTATAAACTTTTTGGCTTTATTCCAATGGAGCGGAAACTCTTCCAACTCGATACCGACGATCCCAACGCCAGCTTCTACCTACTCGGTGCGGACGATACCGGACGTGATATTTTCAGCCGGCTGCTGCACGGTTCACGGGTTTCGCTATCGATCGGGTTTATCGGGATCTCCATTACTCTGATGCTGGGCTTTGTGGTGGGTGGTTTGGCGGGCTACTACGGGGGCACGGTCGACTTTGCCGCCATGCGCCTGGTCGAGCTACTGATGTCGATCCCGGCACTTTATCTTCTTCTGGCCCTGCGTTCCGCACTGATGGGGCCCGGGCTGTCGCCGACGCAGACCTACATTGTGATTATTGTCATTCTCTCGGTGATCGGTTGGGCCGGCACCGCACGGATCATTCGTGGGATGACACTGTCGATTCGTAATCGCCCCTTTGTGCTCGCGGCGGAAAGTATGGGGCAGTCCGTACCGCATATTCTAATCAAGCACATCCTGCCGAACCTGGCCAGCTACCTGCTGGTCGCGGCGACACTGGCCATCCCCGGTTATATTCTCGCCGAAGCCGCGCTTAGCTTTCTCGGCCTCGGTATCAGCGAGCCGTCCACCAGTTGGGGCCTCATGCTGAAACAGTCGCAGGGCAACATGATCGTCTTCTTCATGAACTTCTGGTGGATGCTCACGCCCGGTTTCGCCATATTTGTCACCGTGATCGCTTTCAACGTACTTGGCGATGTGCTCCGCGATATCGTCGATCCGAAAATGCAAACCGGACGCGGCTAG
- a CDS encoding DUF4032 domain-containing protein: protein MSKENKKTRVSAPKGSSNQGFAERSSLYKEFLAEREEILKHKWIESEKAGEDIGFERALLDWIRKHRESWRKNRNVEVRQPK from the coding sequence ATGAGTAAGGAAAACAAAAAGACGCGAGTGAGTGCCCCGAAAGGCAGTTCAAACCAAGGCTTTGCCGAACGTTCGAGCCTCTACAAAGAGTTTTTGGCTGAGCGGGAGGAAATCCTGAAGCATAAATGGATCGAGTCGGAAAAAGCCGGCGAAGATATCGGCTTCGAACGTGCTTTACTCGACTGGATACGCAAACACCGCGAGAGCTGGCGCAAAAACCGCAACGTGGAAGTACGCCAGCCGAAGTAG
- a CDS encoding endonuclease/exonuclease/phosphatase family protein — MIFRWLALFFSIFLGCTVCAGRPVEFSVVAYNVENLFDVDGVAIFDDYRQDEADDPFTYSRRKLLTKLENAASVLAALDPYGPDVILLQELEGDFTPGSAVTDFDAFLKAHSAQTIEEMLVREWKPEYVGIPAVAWLLKTLDDLGMSDYHVVVAPTKPFDSGIAHVNAIFTRFPVQQVHFHELSQARDIIEAELDIGGHSLWVYNNHWKSGASNLKREPIRVRNAKVLKSLVDDRLEKDPQADILIGGDLNSHYNHSILYPELKTGINDVLGSQFREGEGHYNLWYEVPPPQRYSEIWRGRRGTLMHLIVAPGLYDSNGISYLDGSFRVGQIIGVNADAMGRPLEWNFAGRKGGGASDHFPLIARFRIGPFEAEAPLHQSQDALDFEMRHDADPTIFPERLPDGSFFGGDLEQDPGDLVGRLFAVEAKVVGKRPLRLSVGGRVWAAYAPAPHVFEALEAGVETELIVSYGYWKGKPQLVVAAIRQP, encoded by the coding sequence ATGATCTTCCGATGGCTGGCTTTATTTTTTTCGATTTTCTTGGGCTGCACCGTTTGCGCGGGGCGCCCGGTGGAGTTTTCGGTGGTCGCCTATAATGTGGAGAATCTCTTCGACGTGGACGGCGTGGCTATTTTCGACGACTACCGGCAGGACGAAGCCGACGATCCGTTCACCTATTCGCGCCGCAAGCTCCTGACCAAACTCGAGAATGCGGCTTCGGTTTTGGCAGCGCTCGATCCGTACGGTCCGGACGTGATTCTGCTTCAGGAACTGGAGGGCGACTTTACACCGGGGAGCGCAGTCACCGATTTCGATGCTTTTCTCAAAGCACACAGCGCTCAAACGATAGAGGAGATGCTCGTTCGTGAATGGAAGCCGGAGTATGTCGGCATCCCCGCTGTGGCGTGGTTACTCAAGACGTTGGATGACCTGGGCATGAGCGACTACCATGTCGTGGTGGCACCGACCAAGCCCTTCGACTCGGGCATCGCCCACGTCAATGCCATCTTTACCCGTTTCCCGGTCCAGCAGGTCCACTTCCACGAGCTCAGTCAGGCGCGTGATATTATCGAAGCCGAGCTCGATATCGGAGGGCACTCTCTCTGGGTATACAACAACCACTGGAAGTCCGGCGCCTCCAATCTAAAGCGGGAGCCGATCCGCGTGCGGAATGCCAAGGTACTCAAATCTCTCGTCGATGACCGCCTCGAAAAAGACCCCCAAGCCGATATCTTGATTGGGGGTGATCTCAATTCGCACTACAATCACTCGATCCTCTATCCGGAACTCAAGACCGGGATCAATGACGTGTTGGGCTCCCAATTTCGCGAAGGTGAAGGGCACTATAATCTGTGGTATGAAGTGCCTCCACCGCAGCGCTATTCCGAAATCTGGCGGGGGCGCCGGGGAACACTCATGCACCTGATTGTGGCTCCGGGGCTTTACGACTCGAATGGGATCAGCTACCTCGATGGGAGCTTTCGTGTGGGGCAGATTATTGGTGTCAACGCTGATGCCATGGGGCGACCTTTGGAGTGGAATTTTGCCGGGCGAAAGGGCGGCGGGGCTTCCGATCACTTTCCGCTGATCGCCCGCTTCCGCATTGGGCCCTTTGAGGCAGAGGCACCTCTACACCAAAGCCAGGATGCGCTCGATTTTGAAATGCGCCATGACGCCGACCCGACGATCTTCCCCGAGCGCCTACCAGATGGCAGTTTTTTCGGTGGTGATTTGGAGCAAGATCCCGGCGATTTGGTGGGGCGCCTTTTTGCGGTCGAAGCCAAGGTCGTGGGGAAGCGGCCCTTGCGTCTGAGTGTCGGGGGCAGGGTATGGGCAGCCTATGCGCCGGCGCCGCATGTGTTCGAGGCACTTGAGGCCGGCGTGGAAACAGAGCTGATCGTGAGCTACGGCTACTGGAAGGGAAAGCCGCAACTCGTCGTGGCGGCGATTCGCCAACCGTAG
- a CDS encoding DUF4153 domain-containing protein, producing MRLPSLTALSEGLRATILRFPVPTLFAAIVTGLLIYLFDSNFDEEVIMHYVLLAGLGFVASLLCDLAAEARGSSRGTRLSTQAFVVVLLILYGQFIMPDSLKDPRPTFFYSYFILLFALHLGIALVPALAPDGSKKIWRFNLSCFLRYFFSSVNAALLFSGLALAMLSVDKLFELDLDDEFYPRLWVLCAFFAHPMLFLGGLPRILSLVDHGDFPKPLRFSLCFIGLPLVALYLTILYAYIAKIGIQWSWPNGWVAMPIFVLAVISLLTYVLSLPLPKSENWARLYHRWLFRLLLPLAIVLFMALQVRLSDYGMTINRYLGLALAIWLFGLSLAYILRPALKIGWMPFSLLIVSLFSIYAGPLGAFGWSERAQLERIRALATELGVMEKGVLIPTEAPQDAEVVEELQSALSYVLKNFGTESMEKELASFLSTRKNIQASYRNSSYYMTNKVMEYLQLNDELEMTSTQFYAARNVTSTYGHEWMIDYNFYNSRNRNAKRSYELGTDELVVEISEEANYLSVQSNGIEVIDIEMTTWAAEIKEAVKTNGNRNNEPLVWHVENKDYRFSFVCTNAQLAGENRFRSATFTVFLTLPEPISP from the coding sequence ATGCGTCTACCAAGCCTCACCGCCCTCTCCGAAGGGCTTCGCGCCACGATTCTGCGTTTCCCCGTGCCCACGCTCTTCGCAGCGATCGTGACCGGCCTGTTGATCTATCTATTTGACAGCAACTTTGACGAGGAGGTCATCATGCACTACGTCCTGCTGGCCGGACTTGGCTTTGTCGCCAGTCTGCTCTGCGATCTGGCGGCCGAAGCGCGGGGCAGCTCACGAGGTACGCGGTTGTCAACCCAGGCCTTTGTCGTGGTGCTGCTCATTCTCTACGGCCAATTCATCATGCCGGATTCGCTGAAAGATCCGCGGCCGACCTTTTTCTACAGCTATTTCATCCTCCTCTTCGCGCTCCACCTTGGCATTGCATTGGTGCCCGCGCTGGCACCGGATGGCTCGAAAAAGATATGGCGCTTCAATCTGAGCTGCTTTCTGCGTTACTTCTTCAGCAGTGTTAATGCCGCTCTGCTCTTCAGCGGTCTCGCCCTCGCCATGCTGAGCGTCGACAAACTTTTTGAACTCGACCTCGATGATGAATTTTACCCGAGACTCTGGGTGCTCTGCGCGTTCTTCGCCCATCCGATGCTCTTTCTCGGTGGACTACCACGGATTCTCAGTTTGGTGGACCATGGCGATTTCCCCAAGCCTCTGCGTTTCAGCCTCTGCTTTATCGGCCTGCCCCTGGTCGCACTTTACCTGACCATCCTATACGCCTATATTGCCAAGATCGGAATCCAATGGAGCTGGCCCAATGGCTGGGTCGCCATGCCGATCTTCGTGCTGGCGGTGATCAGCCTGCTGACCTACGTGCTCAGTCTGCCGCTCCCCAAATCGGAAAACTGGGCACGCCTCTACCACCGCTGGCTCTTCCGCCTGCTGCTGCCGCTTGCCATCGTGCTCTTTATGGCCCTACAGGTCCGACTGAGCGATTACGGCATGACGATCAACCGCTACCTTGGCCTTGCGCTGGCCATCTGGCTCTTTGGCCTCTCGCTGGCCTACATCCTTCGCCCCGCACTGAAAATCGGGTGGATGCCTTTCAGTCTTCTTATCGTCTCGCTCTTTTCCATTTATGCCGGACCGCTCGGTGCTTTCGGCTGGAGTGAACGGGCACAACTGGAACGGATTCGAGCCCTGGCCACCGAACTGGGCGTGATGGAAAAAGGTGTCCTAATTCCCACCGAAGCACCACAGGACGCGGAAGTCGTGGAGGAATTACAGAGTGCTTTGAGCTATGTTCTGAAAAATTTCGGCACCGAATCCATGGAGAAGGAACTCGCCTCCTTCCTCTCTACCCGAAAAAACATTCAAGCCTCGTACAGAAATTCGTCCTATTACATGACCAATAAAGTCATGGAATATCTCCAATTGAACGATGAACTGGAGATGACATCCACCCAGTTCTATGCGGCCCGCAACGTCACCTCAACCTACGGCCATGAATGGATGATCGACTACAATTTCTACAACAGCCGGAATCGTAATGCGAAACGCAGCTACGAGCTTGGAACGGACGAGCTTGTTGTTGAGATAAGCGAAGAAGCCAATTACCTGTCTGTTCAGTCAAACGGGATCGAGGTGATCGACATCGAAATGACCACGTGGGCGGCCGAAATCAAAGAAGCCGTCAAAACCAACGGCAACCGGAATAATGAACCGCTTGTCTGGCATGTTGAAAATAAGGACTACCGCTTCAGCTTTGTCTGCACGAACGCACAGCTTGCTGGTGAAAACCGCTTCCGCAGTGCGACATTTACCGTCTTTTTGACGCTACCGGAGCCAATCTCTCCCTAG
- a CDS encoding ABC transporter ATP-binding protein produces the protein MSALLEVKDLRIAFHSRGEANEVVHGIDFTVGGDGKTVAILGESGSGKSVTCLALTKLLPPDSTCSVQGEILFEGKNVLTMSADEVRCLRGEGIAYIFQEPSASLNPVFTVGHQIAEAVKLHRPDISDTKGRVIELLDLVGIRDAAKRYKAYPHEMSGGMQQRVMIAMALACEPKLLVADEPTTALDVTIQAQIMNLLRDLRAKLGMSIVLITHNFGIVKGFADEVIVMYRGDIVEHGPVEEVLNNPQHPYTKALIACIPKLGVKQRRLTTIDQEMAAAE, from the coding sequence ATGAGCGCGCTACTCGAAGTCAAAGACCTCCGAATCGCCTTCCACTCGCGTGGTGAGGCCAATGAGGTCGTGCACGGGATCGACTTCACTGTCGGCGGTGATGGCAAGACCGTTGCGATTCTGGGGGAGAGCGGGAGCGGCAAGAGCGTCACCTGCCTGGCCCTGACCAAGCTGCTGCCGCCCGATTCGACTTGCTCGGTGCAAGGGGAGATTCTTTTCGAAGGCAAGAATGTGCTGACCATGTCAGCCGATGAGGTTCGTTGTTTGCGGGGCGAGGGGATTGCCTACATTTTTCAGGAACCGTCGGCTTCACTCAATCCGGTCTTCACGGTGGGGCACCAAATCGCGGAGGCGGTTAAACTGCACCGGCCTGATATCAGCGACACCAAGGGGCGCGTCATCGAGTTGCTCGATCTGGTCGGTATTCGCGACGCGGCTAAACGCTACAAAGCCTACCCGCATGAAATGAGCGGTGGCATGCAGCAACGTGTGATGATTGCGATGGCCCTGGCCTGCGAGCCCAAGCTGCTGGTGGCGGATGAGCCGACCACCGCCCTGGATGTGACGATCCAGGCACAGATCATGAATCTGCTGCGTGATCTTCGGGCCAAGCTCGGGATGAGTATCGTGCTGATCACCCACAACTTCGGGATCGTCAAAGGCTTCGCCGACGAGGTCATCGTCATGTATCGGGGGGACATCGTGGAGCACGGGCCGGTTGAAGAGGTGTTGAACAATCCGCAGCACCCCTACACCAAAGCCTTGATCGCCTGTATTCCCAAGCTCGGGGTTAAACAGCGCCGCCTGACCACGATCGATCAGGAAATGGCGGCGGCGGAGTAG